ttaacatgattttattattgctgagtaaaattgtattgtgtatatatgccccatatttttatccattcatccactgaagggcatctgggttggctccacagttttctattcttcattgtggtgctataaacattgacatggctatgaccctatagtatgctgtttttaagtcctttgagaatagtgcgagaagaggaatagctgggtaaaattgttttttcaatcccagatttctttttttttttaaagagagagtgagagaggagagagagagagagaatttttaatatttattttttagttctcggcagacacaacatctttattggtatgtggtgctgaggatcgaacccgggccgcacgcatgccaggcgagcacgctaccgcttgagccacatccccagcccctcattcccagatttctaaggaatctctatacagttttccatgttgttttcaccaatttgtagtcccatcagcagtgtatgagtgtgccttttcccccacatccttgccaacacttgttgtttgtctttatgatagctgccattctgactggagtgagatgatatcttagagtggttttgatttgcatttctctaattgcaagagatgatgaacacttttttaaatatttgttgattgattttacatcctttctgagaagtgtctgttcaggtccttggccaatttgttgattggattattgggtgttttggtgcttagcattttgagttctttatatactagatattagttctctatctggtgtgtgaggggtaaaaatccactcccaggatgtaggctctctgttcacctcagattttttctgagaagaaacttttaatttgaatccattcaatttgttgattcttggttttaattcttgtactataggcattttattaaggaagttggggtggcctagccccatgtgatgaagattatggcctactttttcatctattagatgcagagtctctgttttaaattgtaggtccttgatcccctttgagttgagttttgtgcattgtgagagatattgtttcagtttcatttttttgaaaatggatttccagttttcgcagtactgtttgttgaagaggctatcttttctccaatgcatgttcttggcacctttgtctaatacaagataattgttattttgtgagttagtctatgtgtcctctgttctgtaccattggtctaccagcctgttttagtgccaataccatgctgtttttgttactattgctctgtagtatagtttaaggtctggtatagtcataccacctgctttgctcttcctgcttataattgctttagctattctgggcttcttatttttccagatgaatttcatgattgctttttctatttctatgagaaatgtcattggtattttgttcataattgcattcaatcagtatagtgcttttggttgtatggtcgttttgataatatttattctgcctatgcaagagtaaggtagatctttccatcttctaaggtcttctttgatttctttctttagggttctgtaggtttccttgtatagatctttcacctctttcttaagTTGATTCCTGAGTATCTAAtgttttctaatgttttctttttttgaagttactgtaaatggggtaggttttcttatttctttcttgaggctttgtcactgatatacagaaatgccttttttaatgtgtgttaattttatatcctgctgctttgctgaattcatttttagttctagaagtttctggtggtgcttttggggtcttctaggtatagaattgtaTTGTccgcaaatagtgctaatttgagttcttttcctgtagttattcctttaatttctttcatctgtctaattgctctggccagtgtttcaagaaatatgatgaatagaaatggtgagggAGAGCactcctgtcttgttccagtttttagagggaatgcctttagtttttctccctttagaatgatgttgtcctgaggcttagtgtagagagccagtatgatgttgaggtatgttcctgttatctcaagtttttctaattttttgaacatgaaagggtgctgtattttgccaaatggcttttctgtgtctcttgagatgatcatatgattcttatttttaagtctattgatgtcaTGAATTaccattattgatttctatatattgaaccaactctatattcctggacaaaccccacttgatcttcgTGCAcgacctttttaatatgtttttgtgtttaatttggcagaattttattcagactttttgcatctatgttcattcgagatattggcctgaagttttctttctttcatttgtccctgcctggtttgaggatcagggtgatattggcctcattgaatgagtttggaagtgctgcttctttctgtattttctgaaataaattgaagaatattggtattttgaatttcttctttaaaggtcttgtttaactcggcagtgtatccatctgggcctgggcttttctttgttgataagcttctgatggctcttgtatttcatcatttaatatttgtctgtttaaattgtgtatgtcttcctggttcaatctGGGCACGtcaaatgacttaagaaatttgttgatgccttcaatgtcttctattttattggggtatacattttcaagataatttctaaatatcctctttatttctctagtgtctgttgggatattgccatgttcatcatgtatgctggtactttgaattttctctctccttctcttcattagcatagctaggggtctgtcagagaaccaactttttgtcaaggtttaattgttttttttttaattcaacttcagttctaattttaattatttattgccttctactgcttgtgctgttgatttcttcttctagggctttgagatgaagtatgagatcattattgactttttcttcttttaaggaatgaactccatgcaacgaagtttcctcctagtactgctttcatggtgtccaagagattttgatatgttgtgtctatgttcttgtttacctctaagaattttttaatctccaccttgaagtcttctgtgacccattgttcattctattgtaccaaattgattcattcgttgaactgcttatagaacttgaaatatttcaagtttgtcttttcacgaggtagaagtgtcactttacctgtctccaaacattaatattttatgaatattttacacattgggaatgtttcatggatgatacttgaaactaattgtattggggagcTCAATCTATCTtatggatagaaagcagagagaataggaaccagactgttttcaaaagcttttttaccattctttttgtctcccttgtacacaatcaccttatgagaatatgtttgagaagtctgatttgcatctgaaATGTccgccaaatttcacattcactgatgacagaaaagttaggagttgggcttttattcagtgcttgggttatggtatatatccttcacatcactctgatctggtatatatatactgtatttggactcatgtattttcttctgaattaggtaatggaaagtatcttattacataattaaagtcactctcctacatgacagtcagttctacaaactcttaattcaaattaaaaactgaatagtggtttggtccatgttctattgatctaacaatttttatttcaggagccattgacattcggggatgtcgctattgatttctctaaggagaaatgggaatgcctggatcctgcccagcagaatttatatagagaagtgatgttggagaactacagcaacctagtctttgtgggtgagcataactttccttcaaaattcctaattatcattatttaattttcttccctcgAAGtagatcttttgggaacttctccacaagaatgtgttgcagatttatgctttcaataaagaagatggggtagttcttggtgctgacaagaaaatgttaatgatgtttattttcaccattaatgttttcttttggtggcaagatatatatatatctttcacttgacatatggttgacttagaggaatgcagtgatgtcaaatcctgtggcccacatatagcagaggacatagttgaggtaggggaggaagcctacaatcaaaaatgttcattgagacattatccagcagaaaatatttttgagaagctttgaattctttctcttgttatcagaaaaacctgtcctgtgttttgtgctttaaaattatgtagtatcctgcttttcctccatacattcaaattaacaacaaaacactccctttaccttgtgagtgtcaatattatctgacagctcttccataatttaaaaaatatttttagttgttaatgaatttcctatttatccatatatggtgctgagaattgaacccagggcctcacacatgctaggcaagctctctaacatgactctacaactccagcccttcttccattatttgcaggaaagttttgcacatttctggagacctctaggttcacccattgtaatacattactatcatcagtcagtttctctaatcttatttgtacattttttcactaaaatttccttatcagtgttttttctgatgtgtgtaatggattttctgtgaaattatctgccatggaatgaatgtcaagttggacaaagactgctgtttggagagatggtgtaagttttatttgagttagaggatttgtaaaataatacattggtagatatttaaaaattgcttgttttttttctttttttaattgtatacagtaGGTTCCCTGTTAAGGATTGTGTTTTCTCATATTAGTTaaatgcttcacaaactaagatatgtatgattcatgtttttattgccaataatattatatgtgcttttgcttgtataaatattaagcctcttttgtccatgacttttgtattttatcttcattggcttttgattctgcccatgtacgtagaaattgaagttttctatgcataaatgtaatggggattgatggcagtgatactctcatgctgaactacaccccaagctccttttcactcatatttggagagaggttctcactaagttattgaggatgtcttgaatttgcaattcacttgcctcagacttcctagtagctgagattacatgcatgctcatcatttgtatatggatgagcttgttcttatttataggataaagaccacattatttgaaatgtagctttgagaaatgttgcaattctctttatcttttaattttcattgtaacgaaaaccacaaaataaaactgtctccaacattttaaatatacatttcagtaaaattaatttaaatttttattaatagatcTCTACAAAGttaacatctcaaaaaaaaaaaaaaaagaaagaatgcctagaaagcaagggctcatttctgtcatctcatcacaaaactattctcttttgttcagaaagctgcttctttagtttacagatgttttcacgttctagaattctgcagtattctctctgtgacatatcagttaacctagtatacatacattttgtaaaatttataattagaataaattctttgacttcaaagttctatagtttctatattccaatattgcTCATCATTCttctcaagggatatttggtttgtgtcccccatgatggctctgttgaataacaatgtaacaacactagtgtgcaatgtttttaatttgctattgatatgagggcttattgccacactcactaagaactccgtTTACCTGACTCtgtgtttgcatttacaattgaatgctgtaacttttagtatattttttagcagggaaatagtcttatttatacaatttaaagaatagatttctctgcaaaaaatttttttaacaataggagGTTGacgaatactacatggagcctctagttaactttaagtcatataaacatctttaaatttaatttttcaattttgaacaacagcatgcccaagagtgttcaatcaactgacacatatttagggatttttgaaaatccctaccacttttgattccaaatatttattccatgttggttacaaaataactatcacgtaaatatttattaacctttgttttaatatataaaattgatctaaccagcataatatcccacttgtgattatgAACAcagattctataagtctatagtagtttcaaaatattttcaaagtcttatgctttgtgattaccattttgcttcactgtatttcccttttcagtaagtggggattgatgtctcttagtatgtcatttaatattattcattttccttctcttttgaaaggtagtagctgtgaatataatttgttttcacTCAACCCTCtcggtgttttctttgtgtgtttgggaagtatgaagtacgtagcaaatgtatttactcttaattcagaacctagggaaagggtcgttttctctcttttgcctcttttcaaaattatttttaatttaaaatgtcttctatgtcctataactgtcttaaactatgttttgtgtactataatttagacagcccaggttctgtttgatcacttttgtatgtgttattattatatccctttgttttcattatgtgtgtgttcttagatttagagtatcctgtagactatgtacagttgcaatatttagagttaattcagatatccaagttttgttttaatcagaattttgtaatcttgcatttgccaacaaaaaactctaaaaatgaagaatttcgtactcatactttgtatgagtaacaacttgacttcactttattaaaaaactgaacatatttatgtccttttaaaatcatatttttgttacaggtatatatgcctattaacagtattgttggtatgcttttttctttcaaattctattgcaaaattacatgtttggaggcctgtcattacaataaaatagaattatttttgccaagaaatatttaaaattttatatgacttatgatggtgtgcacttacattttattatgaaggactactttttggagaacagatccagtgttgatgaatagtgtgtatatttttatatgtttaaagtcttcattttccttctcttttgaaaggtagtagctgtgaatataatgtcttggttgataattttattctttcatcccttgaatattgatagacttgaattccttcctgtgttgtgaagattcgactaaggatttcacaattatatgattacacatttctaggtgacccatctttttctcttggatgctctcagtatcctgagtttttaaacttggattaaaacctactttgagtctttacaacttggagaaaactgagctgcttggatgtttcatattttctattttctgagatgtgtttattagtactggaaagagaaataaagggcgatttagcactttgcattttttactttggccttcaaattttgatgctctagctcaacctcctatgttgctatgtacaaccacccctgactctttcagacgttttctaaagaaagtctttcaacctacattttctgattattactattaacaattcttgactaattttattctgtttttttgtgtgttggtttagttcagtaaacttattttaaatgataattgactattccctttgagtgattcataactttgcttacagttgatttagccatgttattttttttctgttggtaagcaggaacccctttttgaacagtccccaaatattcacatattttatgtttttatatttaaatgaaatggaagaaagttgatagatttttaaaatatattctaaaggaggaaaatctttgtgtaacacaatgtatttttctctactatattactctccataataatgtactcatcttggatactgtgaacacaaagatgattaggaaaatcttcaaaataattttctgtttgtatttttatttgatttgtataTTTCTACAATAATGATGGAGTTGGATTTAATAATCGACTCCCCTGCTGATggtattttttgctgtaatttcttaggttttcaaaatatactcagcccagtacagtaagtaaacatgttttttatttttatttattacagccatgacttctcatcatcctcgacaaattttaccagagcagggaataaaagagagagagggaagatatggaaagtgtgactttgacaatatacaaccaagaaaacaatgggaaaatataggtgagagtaaagttcaaaaattgtattataatagacaaaatcaatcagtagtccctatttatgataaaaattttatggtcaaaaggtaccagagacaattaatatctgaaacaaaaattcaatgtattccaattattttgaggagatttatatatctttaagaataaatccacagccattttgaACTAAAAGGGaaagtggaaaatttgaaatctagtccatgcattAATTTTCAACTTGggcaattataaaagtagcactgatttaaaattccactcaaacatttgcacagaaaagttgtttctaaaagtgatcctttTGGTAGTTTCTTTATagaatgtccatttttctgaaacaaaagttgaatttctccttgtgcccaaatggataatattaagaattgtagaaaagtttctacttccccactactgctcaatgacaattctgatacagatttgtggaaagtgcactatatagataatgctataagtaacacaaaaagccatgtctctacccttagtaatgaccagtatatttatattggtgataaaaattatgaatgtagagaaatcctagtccttgtcgaaaggaaatttaccaagatgaaaaatgtaggaaagtcttgctttagtgatcaaaaactattattcatgaaaatattcatagccaagtCAAAactgcaagtgtaagatatgtgaaagggctcttaaccacagtgcagagcttgcttaatacaagaaaatttatagagaaagagagccctataagtatagaagatattgagcaagcaaattctttgatatattttttaaacacagcagatagtatgacagtgataaattctacaaatttaaagaatgtgaaaaaacttttagtgataagttacaacttgttaagtatcagaggatttagactgaaggagagacctgtaaatgtaaaaagtgtgggaaagccttaaaaagtttttcaacccttactcaacaccaaaaaatttattctgcagagaaaacctaccaatgtgaagaatgcaatgcactcaagaactttactcaacatcacagtgttcatagagaagatatgccatgcaaatccaaagaatgtgacaaaacttctaataaaagctcaaatcttatttgtcaccagtggacaaacCCTGGAATGATGCCCCACATATGTAAACTATTTTGCCAAGGTTTCAGTCAACacccaagccttaaaaattaccagagaattcataccggagagaagccctacaaatgtaaagtgtgtggcatgagctttaatagaaactcaaatcttgatcgccacaacaggattcatactggagagaaaccctacaaatctaatgtgtgtggcaagagttttagtgaaaaatcatcatttactcagcaccagcgaatccacactggagagaagccctacaaatgtaaagagtgtacCAAAGCTTTCAATACCATCTCACAGtgtaattgtcacaaaaggattcatactggagagaagccctacaaatgtaaagtgtgtggcaagagttttagtgaaaaatcatcacttactaagcaccagcgaatccacactggagagaagccctacaaatgtaaagaatgtggcaaaagttttaatcaaaaaatagatcttattcggcacctgagaatgcacactggagagaagccctacatgtgtacagtgtgtggcaaaattTTCCGTCACAAATCATCACTTATtcggcaccagcgaatccacactggagagaagccctacaaatgtaaagaatgtggcaaagcttttaataccatctcacagcttaattgtcacaGAAGGATTCAtattggagagaagccctacaaatgtaaagtgtgtggcatgagctttaatagaaactcaaaacttgatcgccacaacaggattcatactggagagaagccctacaaatgtaatgtgtgtggcaagagttttagtgaaaaatcatcacttactaagcaccagcgaatccacactggagagaagccctacaaatgtaaagagtgtggcaaagcttttaatagcatctcacagcataattgtcacaaaaggattcatactggagagaagccctacaaatgtaaagagtgtggcaagagttttaatacaaactcaaagcttgattgccacaacaggattcatactggagagaaaccctacaaatgtaaagtgtgtggcaagagttttagtgaaaaatcatcacttactaagcaccagcgaatccacactggagagaagccctacaaatgtaaagaatgtggcaaaagttttaatcaaaaaatagatcttattcggcacctgagaatgcacactggagagaagccctacatgtgtacagtgtgtggcaaaattTTCCGTCACAAATCATCACTTATtcggcaccagcgaatccacactggagagaagccctacaaatgtaaagaatgtggcaaagcttttaataccatctcacagcttaattgtcacaaaaggattcatattggagagaagccctacaaatgtaaagtgtgtggcatgagctttaatagaaactcaaatcttgatcgccacaacaggattcatactggagagaagccctacaaatgtaatgtgtgtggcaagagttttagtgaaaaatcatcacttactaagcaccagcgaatccacactggagagaagccctacaaatgtaaagagtgtggcaaagcttttaatagcatctcacagcataattgtcacaaaaggattcatactggagagaagccctacaaatataaagagtgtggcaagagttttaatacaaactcaaagcttgattgccacaacaggattcatactggagagaaaccctacaaatgtaatgtatgtggcaagagttttagtgaaaaatcatcacttactaagcaccagcgaatccacactggagagaagccctacaaatgtaaagaatgtggcaaaagttttaatcaaaaaatagatcttattcggcacctgagaatgcacacaggagagaagccctacatgtgtacagtgtgtggcaaaattTTCCGTcacaaatcatcacttactcggcaCCAGCGaaaccacactggagagaagccctagaaatgtaaagaatgtggcaaagcttttaatatcatctcacagcttaattgtcacaaaaggattcatactggagagaagccctacaaatgtaaattgtgtggcaagagtttcaatcAAAAATCATCATTTACTCAGCAACagcaaatccacactggagagaagccctacaaatgtaaagaatgtggcaaaagttttaatcaaaaaatagatcttattcggcacctgagaatgcacacaggagagaagccctacatgtgtacagtgtgtggcaaaattTTCCGTcacaaatcatcacttactcagcaccagcgaaaccacactggagagaagccctagaaatgtaaagaatgtggcaaagcttttaatatcatctcacagcttaattgtcacaaaaggattcatactggagagaagccctacaaatgtaaattgtgtggcaagagtttcaatcAAAAATCATCATTTACTCAGCAACagcaaatccacactggagagaagccctacaaatgtaaagaatgtggcaatagttttaatcaaaaaatagtacttactcggcacctgagaattcacactggagagatgccctacaaatgtagagaatgtggcaaagattttaatcaacaatcatcacttactcgacaccagagaacccatattagagagaagtcctataaatgtgaagaatggcaaagcttttaatattgaagatcacatcttactaaacattatagattttatactggagagaagttttacaatgaaaacattgcatcagtgtcttaaggatgaatcaaccctatttcacagtagttcaaccctatttcacaccagagatatgataggacagaaatcatataaatataaaataggtgacacagtctccaatagttgttcacatcctactcagcacctcagaattcatatgaGTGAGAAGATGTacggaaaaatttttgcaaagcttttggccattgatccatcatttttaaaacactggaggatttatagcatatggaaacccaaagaatgtgtccaagactgtattcaaatttccgacatttttaaattactgacctcatatctgtagcaaatgtggagtagcatctgttcaaagtgtgtaccttagataacagcaaaatatttacaaaaacaccttgacaaatataaagatggtagtaagtttcatatctatagcccatcccttgtagtatttgggacctaggagagaaaaaatcatttaaatatagaaaatgggTAATCACTTtggacatttgctgaaatttttcttaacatctttaggtgatatgatagaaataagaaaatacaagtatagaattgtgcatccctaaaaggatataattttagtataaatcaacaattactaaagagtctcatttttcacaactggagttgattatttcagagtctcttaagatttatatgaaatttaaaatttaaaattttcagagctcCTTAAagttaggggcacttaatcagtaaactacatcctcagattttttttcttttttatttagagatagggtttgctaagttgcatgcgtcctcactaagttatggagcctgactttgaacttgcaaagcttctcacatccctagggtcaaagcatggtccaccatgcaagttttacagagcgtttttacttatatttcataacAGATGTATattgttgctaaataaagtgtaaatttcttaatgttaaccttgtcatacatttaatgatgttattaggtcacacatctcccactgttcactttgctaatggatcgatgcaatagtaaaccattctgttgggtaaataatACTATAacatctccattaattatttcatatgtttaatcaagtattatttggagaatattatttatgtaaattatatactctcttgtttgtaattatgggaaaatgaagagagttataggaaggacctagggatactaaaataatgcccagatatcccta
The sequence above is a segment of the Ictidomys tridecemlineatus isolate mIctTri1 chromosome 16, mIctTri1.hap1, whole genome shotgun sequence genome. Coding sequences within it:
- the LOC144371256 gene encoding uncharacterized protein LOC144371256, with the protein product MRIHTGEKPYKCKVCGKSFSEKSSLTKHQRIHTGEKPYKCKECGKSFNQKIDLIRHLRMHTGEKPYMCTVCGKIFRHKSSLIRHQRIHTGEKPYKCKECGKAFNTISQLNCHRRIHIGEKPYKCKVCGMSFNRNSKLDRHNRIHTGEKPYKCNVCGKSFSEKSSLTKHQRIHTGEKPYKCKECGKAFNSISQHNCHKRIHTGEKPYKCKECGKSFNTNSKLDCHNRIHTGEKPYKCKVCGKSFSEKSSLTKHQRIHTGEKPYKCKECGKSFNQKIDLIRHLRMHTGEKPYMCTVCGKIFRHKSSLIRHQRIHTGEKPYKCKECGKAFNTISQLNCHKRIHIGEKPYKCKVCGMSFNRNSNLDRHNRIHTGEKPYKCNVCGKSFSEKSSLTKHQRIHTGEKPYKCKECGKAFNSISQHNCHKRIHTGEKPYKYKECGKSFNTNSKLDCHNRIHTGEKPYKCNVCGKSFSEKSSLTKHQRIHTGEKPYKCDTCGKSFSEKSSLTHHQRIHTGEKPYSCEECGKAFNGISQRNWHKSIHTGEKPYKCTVCGKSFSQKSSFTYHLRIHSGEKPYKCRECGKAFNQQSSLTRHQRTHTRERSCKCEEWQSF